The stretch of DNA GGGCTTCACGTTAAATCCTATAGCAACTCTTAGTCAATGGTTGTCCTTGGAAATATGACTAACAATAGGTAAACTAAAAACTTTGAGGTGGTGTGTTATGGAGCATCATACAAAAAACAAAGGGGATTTAGGTGTACTTAAAGCGCAAGCGGACTTATGTTCAAAAGGTTATTTGATTCTTACTCCATTATCAGAACATACTCCATTTGATCTTGTTGCTTATAAAGATGGAGACTTCATTCGAATTCAGGTCAAATATAGAAGTATAAACTCTAAAGGCTTTCTATTTGTAAGATTTAGCTCGTCTTATAGTACTTCTAAAGGGTATTGCGAAAATCCAGTTGATAAAAATCAAATAGACTTGTATTGTGTTTACTGTCCAGATACAGACAGATGTTATTATTTTGATCCGAAAAAATTTAACAGCACTGTAAATATTAGAATAAACAAATCACTTAATAAACAGTGTAAGAATATACATTACGCAGATGATTACTTATCAATTCCGACAATATTTTTAGAAAAAACCAGACAAGAATAAAACCTTCTTTATCTAAAAGTGAATTGATCACATAACGCATGTGACTTCACTTTGGTAAAGAAGTTTTTTTATTACAAAATTCGACATATTGGAAATGTCTGTTGCGGAAGAAGTATAATTCTCCCTAGAAGAACTTTGGTTCCATGGAAAGGAGGAAATTCAGTGTTAGAAACGTTGTTGTTAAATATCTTATTTTTAATTTTCCCTCTACTGTTGTTCGTGATTTTCTTTGATAATCGCAAACATTTTTATAATATTGTATTTCTCATTGCCTTTGCCATGATTTCGATGATTTTATGTATGGTGTATCCCATTCATCTGGATATAGGTTTTATTTTTGATTTGCGGTATATCCCGTTTATTATCGTTGCATTATATGGAGGTTATTGGAAGGTTCTGCCTCTTTTTTTCGTCTTGAACGTTTATCGTTTTATGATTGGTGGGGAGGGAACAATTCAATCCCTTTTATTTTCATCCTCCATTTTCATGATTGTGCCTTTTTGGAGTAAAATATTTCTTCGAGTAAACACGCAAAAACGAATACTTATTGGTGTTTCG from Paenisporosarcina sp. FSL H8-0542 encodes:
- a CDS encoding group I intron-associated PD-(D/E)XK endonuclease, with the translated sequence MEHHTKNKGDLGVLKAQADLCSKGYLILTPLSEHTPFDLVAYKDGDFIRIQVKYRSINSKGFLFVRFSSSYSTSKGYCENPVDKNQIDLYCVYCPDTDRCYYFDPKKFNSTVNIRINKSLNKQCKNIHYADDYLSIPTIFLEKTRQE